In Spodoptera frugiperda isolate SF20-4 chromosome 1, AGI-APGP_CSIRO_Sfru_2.0, whole genome shotgun sequence, the following are encoded in one genomic region:
- the LOC118273495 gene encoding importin subunit beta-1, with amino-acid sequence MHTETTLTLIQILEKTVSPDRNELEAAETYLDHAAVTNFTTFIKMLSDVLVAGGNSQVARMAAGLQLKNHLTSKDPTLKQQYQQRWLALPEDIRLYIKKNILTAIGTENSRPSSAAQCVAYVAVAELPVGQWNDLIPILVENVVNAQSTELKKEATLEAIGYICQEIDAEVLTEQSNPILTAIIHGMRSIETSNHVRLAATQALLNSLEFTKANFDKENERNFIMEVVCEATQSSDMRISVAALQCLVKILSLYYQYMEPYMGQALFPITLEAMKSDVDEISLQGIEFWSNVSDEEIDLAIEEVEAAEAGRPPARTSRFYARGALQYLAPVLMQKLTKQDDTEDELEWNPSKAASVCLMLLSNCCEDEVVPHVLPFINSNIKNENWRYREAALMAFGSILGGLEANTLKPLVEKAMPTLIEAMYDSSVAVRDTAAWTFGRICEIVPEAAINETYLKPLLESLVNGLKAEPRVAANVCWAFTGLAEAAYEAADCGDSNQPKTYCMSKYFDFIVQRLLETTDRQDAAQHNLRSAAYEALMEMVKNSPTDCYVTVQKTTMVILERLQQVLQMENHISSQADRSQFNDLQSLLCATLQSVLRKVTPEDAPQISDAIMTALLTMFAGNAGKAGGVQEDALMAVSTLVEVLGEGFLKYMDAFKRYLYVGLKNHQEYQVCIAAVGLTGDICRALKSKVLPYCDEIIVLLLENLGDPSIHRSVKPQILSVFGDIALSIGPDFAKYFDVVMQMLLQASNAQVDRNDYDMVEYLGELRESVLEAYTGIIQGLKGSTGEVRSDVALVEPHVPAIVTFMMQVACEPERTDGHMSVIAGLTGDLCTVFGQRVLPLLETRPLLDLLQAARRSRTPRTKALANWATKEIRKLKHQTPLTS; translated from the exons ATGCATACAGAAACGACATTAACACTCATACAAATATTAGAAAAGACTGTATCACCAG aTCGAAATGAATTGGAAGCTGCAGAAACTTACCTTGACCATGCAGCTGTTACCAATTTCACAACATTTATCAAAATGTTGTCTGATGTCCTGGTTGCGGGAGGAAACAGCCAGGTGGCTAGGATGGCTGCAGGTTTACAGCTAAAAAACCACCTCACCTCTAAGGATCCTACACTAAAACAACAGTACCAACAGAGGTGGCTAGCTCTTCCTGAGGACATCAGATTatatattaagaaaaat ATTCTAACGGCAATTGGAACTGAGAATAGTAGGCCTAGCTCAGCTGCTCAATGTGTGGCCTATGTAGCAGTGGCAGAACTTCCTGTAGGACAGTGGAATGATCTGATACCTATCCTTGTAGAAAATGTTGTTAATGCTCAATCTACAGAACTTAAAAAAGAAGCAACATTAGAAGCAATTG GTTACATCTGCCAAGAAATTGATGCAGAGGTCTTAACAGAACAAAGCAACCCCATTTTAACTGCTATCATTCATGGAATGAGATCTATTGAAACCAGCAACCATGTTCGTCTTGCTGCCACTCAAGCTTTACTAAACTCATTAGAATTTACTAAAGCCAACTTTGATAAAGAAAATGAGAGGAATTTCATTATGGAAGTTGTATGTGAAGCCACACAGTCAAGTGACATGAGAATTAGTGTTGCAGCTCTTCAATGCTTA gtcaAAATCCTCTCTTTGTACTACCAATATATGGAACCTTACATGGGTCAAGCACTTTTCCCCATCACTTTAGAAGCTATGAAGTCTGATGTTGATGAAATTTCACTTCAAGGCATTGAATTTTGGTCTAATGTTAGTGATGAAGAAATTGATCTTGCAATTGAAGAAGTAGAGGCAGCTGAAGCAG GTCGACCACCAGCACGTACTTCGAGATTTTATGCTCGAGGGGCCTTGCAATACCTTGCACCTGTCCTTAtgcaaaaattaacaaaacaagatGATACAGAAGATGAATTAGAATGGAATCCCTCTAAAGCTGCATCTGTTTGTCTCATGCTATTGTCAAACTGCTGTGAAGACGAAGTTGTTCCCCATGTACTACCGTTTATTAATTCCAATATCAAAAACGAAAATTGGCGGTATAGAGAAGCTGCTTTGATGGCCTTCGGTTCTATTCTTGGTGGACTTGAAGCAAATACTCTGAAGCCTTTAGTGGAAAAGGCTATGCCAACTCTGATTGAAGCCATGTATGATTCTAGTGTGGCTGTGCGAGACACAGCTGCCTGGACATTTGGAAGAATTTGTGAAATTGTCCCGGAAGCTGCTATAAATGAAACCTATCTGAAACCACTTTTGGAAAGTCTTGTCAATGGACTGAAAGCAGAGCCACGTGTAGCTGCTAATGTTTGCTGGGCTTTCACAGGGCTGGCAGAAGCTGCATACGAAGCTGCTGATTGTGGAGACTCCAACCAACCTAAAACCTATTGCATGTCaaaatactttgattttattgttcAGAGGCTTCTCGAAACTACTGATCGCCAAGATGCAGCACAACATAATTTAAGATCAGCTGCATATGAGGCTCTTATGGAAATGGTTAAGAACTCTCCTACTGATTGCTACGTAACAGTGCAGAAGACAACTATGGTTATTTTGGAGAGACTCCAACAAGTATTACAAATGGAGAATCATATTTCCAGTCAGGCTGATCGTTCACAGTTTAATGATCTTCAGAGTCTGTTGTGTGCTACATTGCAGTCTGTACTCCGTAAGGTAACTCCAGAAGATGCTCCACAAATATCAGATGCCATAATGACGGCCCTGTTGACTATGTTTGCTGGCAATGCGGGTAAAGCTGGTGGAGTTCAAGAAGATGCTTTGATGGCAGTCTCAACACTGGTTGAGGTGTTAGGAGAAGGCTTCCTTAAATACATGGATGCTTTCAAGCGATACCTATATGTTGGGCTTAAAAATCATCAAGAATATCAAGTTTGCATAGCAGCTGTTGGACTCACTGGAGATATCTGCCGCGCATTGAAAAGTAAA gTGCTGCCATACTGTGATGAAATTATAGTGTTGTTGTTGGAGAATCTTGGAGATCCATCAATTCATCGATCTGTAAAACCTCAGATTTTGTCTGTGTTTGGAGATATTGCCCTAAGCATTGGTCCCGACTTTGCTAAGTACTTTGATGTGGTGATGCAAATGTTGTTGCAG GCCAGCAATGCTCAAGTAGACCGTAATGATTACGATATGGTCGAATATTTAGGTGAGCTTCGCGAAAGTGTGCTGGAAGCTTATACTGGCATAATCCAAGGCTTGAAGGGCTCTACTGGCGag GTAAGATCGGATGTGGCGCTCGTGGAGCCTCACGTGCCGGCCATCGTGACCTTCATGATGCAAGTAGCCTGTGAGCCCGAGCGCACGGACGGGCACATGTCGGTGATCGCGGGTCTGACCGGGGACCTGTGCACGGTGTTCGGACAGCGCGTCCTGCCACTGCTGGAGACTCGGCCCCTGTTGGACTTGCTGCAGGCCGCTCGACGCTCCCGCACTCCTCGCACCAAGGCACTTGCAAACTGGGCAACCAAGGAAATACGCAAGCTCAAGCATCAAACGCCTCTCACTAGCTG A